The Natrinema amylolyticum genome includes the window CCTCGGGACGCCCAGCGGTGACACGTCGTTCAAGCGGCCGAGGGTCAGTTCGCTGTCGACCGGACGGACCGGCTATCTCGCGCGATAGGGAACAGATACGTAATATTCGCTGTTATTGTATCGATATGAACTGTCTGATCGGTCGAACGGTTTATCATACGGAATCCCGAACTGCCAGTCGATATAAATGGGTTCACGACGCGATGGCGGAGCAGTTATACCGTCGAAACGGGGGGTAACTGCAGTAATCGGCCTCGTTCTCTTGATCGGGATGGTCGCGACCGTCAGCGTCGGTATCCTTCTCGTCGCGGGGGACACGATGACCAGTGCAGAACAGCGCTCGGAGAACGAACGCGTCCAGCAATCGTTCGTCGAGATGAGCCAGCAGATGTCGACGGTCTCGTCGAACAACGATATCTCCCGGACGATGGAGTTCGACGCCGGTGAACGCGGTGCAATCGTCAAGACGGATACCGGCACGATCAATATTTCCGGTCCGGGATTCGATAACACGATCACGATTCCGATTGGGGCTGTCGAGTACGAGGGCGACGACGGGACCCGCATATCCTATCAAGCGGGCGGTGTCTTCCGCGAGACCGGCAACGAAACGCGGGTCGTCTCCGCTCCGCCGGTGTACTACGACAGCAGGGATAATACGTTCTCGTTCCCGATTACCGAAGTTAACGACGATGCACAACTCGGTTCGGGCGAGGTGCGAATGTCCCATGAGAATACATCATCTTACGAAAATGTAACGTACATCGAACAGAGCACCGTGACGATCGAAATCACGAGCGAGTACTGCGTCGGCTGGGAGACGTACTTCCAAGGCCAGACCGCAAACGCAGAGGGGCAAGCGATCACGGAGCGGTGCGGAAACGATGACACGATGATCGTGGAACTCGGCCGGACCGAGGTCGAAGGCGACTTCAGTCAGGCGGTGTACGCCGGTGGCGGCGGGATCGAACTCGGCCACAACAACGCCGAGATCGACGGGAACGTCACGACCGACGGCGAGGTCCACGGGTCGGGCAATGTCACTGGAGACGAAATAGAAGAGAACCAGGAGCCGATTCCGTCGTTCGATAGCGTGATCGAGTCGAAGGTCGAAGACGCCGAGCGAGGAGAGGGCGAACCGATCGACCTCGGCGACAACGAGACGACGCTCGAGGGCGGAACGACCTACTACGATCCGGACGGATTCGACCTTCAGGACGATGTTACCGTCGATCTAGACGATGGAAACGTGACGCTCATCGTCGACGGTGATATGGGATTCACCGATAACGATCTCACGGTGGACACAACCGGTGCCGAAGATAATACCTCGTTCCAGGTGTTCGCGACCGGGAACATGTCCATGGATAACCAAGAAGTGTGTGTCAACGGCTGTGATTACAACTCGGGAGACTCCAAATCCCTGCAGATATACGGAACGTCGTCGATGCTCGTCCACGTCGGGACCGGGAACTCGAAATTCGAAGGGATCCTGTACGCTCCGCGTGACGAGAGCTATGCCGAGTCAGAGGGAATCGATCACTGTAGTCACGATGTGAACGGAACGGAACCGGACGTCTGTATCGACGGCGGTGGCGGGGCGGCCCAGATATACGGGACCATCATGGCGGGGCCGATGTACGTAGACAATAATTTCGAAATCGAACACGACGAGTCACTCACCGGTTTCGAACCGGACGTTCGACACGGCGTTTTGCCGCCGCGACTGACGTACCTCTCGATCGCGGTCCACGAACTCGACGTCAGAAATAGCTGAAACCGGGTTACGCGGCGTCTTCGATCGTTTCCTTCACGTCTTCCCACACATCATCGGGAGCCTGCTCACCGTCGATTCGCTCGAGGTCGCCCTGTTCCTCGTAGTACTCGATAACTGGCTCGGTGTTCTCGTGGAAGACTGAGAGCCGCTCTCTGACCGTCTCTTCGGTGTCGTCGTCCCGCTGGACCAGTCGCTCCTCGACCTCGGGGTCCTCGGGCGGGTTGTACTCGACGTGGTAGATGTCGCCCGTGTCGGGATCCATCCGACGGCCCGTTAGCCGGTGGACGAGTTCCTCCTCGCCGACGTCGAGGTAGAGGACGACGTCGAGGTCGGTCATGTCCTCGAGTTCCTCGGCCTGCTCTATGTTCCGCGGATAGCCATCGAGGACGAAGCCGTCGGCTTGACTGAGCGCTTCGTCGACGATGGCGTTGACGACCTCGTCGGGGACGAGTTCGCCCTGGTCCATGTACTCGCCCGGCGTGTCGTACTCGGTGTCCATGTCGGAGATGTCCATCTCCTTGTTGTTCCGGAGCGCGTCACCAGTGGTGATGTGGTCGACGTCGAACTCTTCGGTGATCTTTGCACTCTGGGTCCCCTTTCCCGCCCCGGGCGCACCCAGGATCAGGATTCGTGGCTGTGCCATACGCCACCGTTCAGGGGCGGCACATAAAGGCTTAAAGAATCGGGCACGTTCGTCCGATTATGACTCGATTCGATGCCGCCGAGCCCGCCGAGCGACGGAAACTCTACGTCGACGCCATCACCGCCCATCGCGAGCGCGGGAGCGCGTTTCTGACACTCGAGGTCGACGAGGGAGCGCTCGAGACGAACGATGAGACGGGGACCGAACGCGAGTCCGACAGCGAATCGGACGATGGATCCGCGGAAGCGGGCGTCCCGTGGGTTCAATTCGGTGACGGAACGATCAATCTCGACTGTACCGACGACGAGTTAGACGCCCTGAAAGCCGTCCTCGAGGAGTTCCCGGCGTTCAAAATCGACGACCTGATTCGACCCGAGGACGCAACGGGCGTCAACGTCCGAATCAGTGCGAAGGCCGATCAGAACCGGATCGCCCAGTTCGTCGACGACGTGTTCCTCGAGGTGTACGACCTGCCGGCGACGGTTCGCGTCTGGGCTGTCGACGTCTGACGAAAGCCCAACTGAAACGAATTACACCGATTTCGCGGTTGCCATCCGATCGGTCGGATACTGGCTCGATCTGCGGTCAGGAACATCCAGCCGTGCGGGCCCGGTCTCGAAAGAAGTCTGTCGAGGCCCGTGAGACCGATTCGGTCGTCTCGGTCGTGTCCGAGACGAATATATTCGGCACAAGATCCGCTTATCGGGCACACGTGTATTGGGTCCTACATGTGCCGGCCCGGACAGCGACAGAAAAAAGAGTACTGGGCCCAACGAGACAGTGATGGACCAACGAGACGGAAATCGGTCGATCAGTGAATCGAGACGGCGATCCGCCGTCCCGGAGACCGATAGACGGCGTCAGTCGGGCGGTTTCCAAATAGATAAGTGCCCCCAGCAATCAATCTCCGACATATAACCGGAGTTCAAAAGAGGTGAATACAATCATCAACCTACTGACTATCCCGATGCAAGGGACACGTGTCGACGTGTTCGAGCGGATCTTCCTGGTCTTCCTGGGACTCGGTGCGCTCGTCGGAATCGTCGTAGTCGCGTATACCTTGTACAACGCGTACAAGTACCGTGACACCGGCGAGGCCGGCGAGGATGAAGATCTGCCATCCGTCGGGGAGTTACCGACAGGCGGAAAGGGCGGTAAGAAACTGTTCCTCTCGTTCGGCATCAGCGCCGTCATCGTCATTTCGCTGGTGATCTGGACGTACGGGATGCTCCTGTACGTCGAAGATCCCGGTGACGGTGGCGATAGCGCGCAGGAAGAAGCGCTCAATGTCGAAGTGACCGGCGATAGCTTCGCTTGGTTCTTCGAGTACGACAACGGTATCGAATCGACAGCTACTCTCCGCGTCCCCGCCGGTGAGCAGGTCTGGATACAGTCGACGTCAGGTGACGTCTGGCACGCGTTCGGCATACCCGAGCAACGGGTAAAAGCCGACGCGATTCCGGGCGAATACGACGAAACCTGGTTCGAGACGAAGGAATCCGAAGCCGGCCAGCAACAGGAGATCAAGTGCTTCGAACTCTGCGGCGAGTACCACACCTCGATGGTCGGGACGCTCCAGATCATGGACTCCGACGAGTTCGACCAGTGGATGGACGACCAGCTGACGATGGAGTTCACGATCGAGGATCAAAACGAGTCCCGCGTGACCGAGGGCTACGAGCTCACTCTCGAGAGTCAGGAATCCGACTTCGAGGAGAGCTATACG containing:
- a CDS encoding adenylate kinase; its protein translation is MAQPRILILGAPGAGKGTQSAKITEEFDVDHITTGDALRNNKEMDISDMDTEYDTPGEYMDQGELVPDEVVNAIVDEALSQADGFVLDGYPRNIEQAEELEDMTDLDVVLYLDVGEEELVHRLTGRRMDPDTGDIYHVEYNPPEDPEVEERLVQRDDDTEETVRERLSVFHENTEPVIEYYEEQGDLERIDGEQAPDDVWEDVKETIEDAA
- a CDS encoding DUF7289 family protein; amino-acid sequence: MGSRRDGGAVIPSKRGVTAVIGLVLLIGMVATVSVGILLVAGDTMTSAEQRSENERVQQSFVEMSQQMSTVSSNNDISRTMEFDAGERGAIVKTDTGTINISGPGFDNTITIPIGAVEYEGDDGTRISYQAGGVFRETGNETRVVSAPPVYYDSRDNTFSFPITEVNDDAQLGSGEVRMSHENTSSYENVTYIEQSTVTIEITSEYCVGWETYFQGQTANAEGQAITERCGNDDTMIVELGRTEVEGDFSQAVYAGGGGIELGHNNAEIDGNVTTDGEVHGSGNVTGDEIEENQEPIPSFDSVIESKVEDAERGEGEPIDLGDNETTLEGGTTYYDPDGFDLQDDVTVDLDDGNVTLIVDGDMGFTDNDLTVDTTGAEDNTSFQVFATGNMSMDNQEVCVNGCDYNSGDSKSLQIYGTSSMLVHVGTGNSKFEGILYAPRDESYAESEGIDHCSHDVNGTEPDVCIDGGGGAAQIYGTIMAGPMYVDNNFEIEHDESLTGFEPDVRHGVLPPRLTYLSIAVHELDVRNS
- the coxB gene encoding cytochrome c oxidase subunit II, translating into MQGTRVDVFERIFLVFLGLGALVGIVVVAYTLYNAYKYRDTGEAGEDEDLPSVGELPTGGKGGKKLFLSFGISAVIVISLVIWTYGMLLYVEDPGDGGDSAQEEALNVEVTGDSFAWFFEYDNGIESTATLRVPAGEQVWIQSTSGDVWHAFGIPEQRVKADAIPGEYDETWFETKESEAGQQQEIKCFELCGEYHTSMVGTLQIMDSDEFDQWMDDQLTMEFTIEDQNESRVTEGYELTLESQESDFEESYTADEFENGSIEITDIEQGGEYNVTIEPTDGQFEPVEDQFDMTGPVSETYQLEMNATESTANESETNDGGGA